TCCTCCTCTCGTAGGAAAGGGCAAAGATGGGCTCGATTCCGCCTGAGATGCCCAGCATCGTCGACAGGGTTCCGGTCGGTGCGATGGTGAGCAGCTGGGAGTTCCTGAGTCCGTACTGCCTGACGGCCTCTGTGGTCTCTTCAGATGCGTTGAGCTTGAAGTAAGGCGAAGCGATGATCTGATCGGGAACGCACATCTCGAACATTCCCTTCTCTTTCGCCAGCATTGCAGACTCGTAAAGTGCGGTGTCTGCCATGAGCTTTCCGAGCTTGTCGCAGAATGTTACCGATTCCTCGGATCCGAAAGTGTATCCGAGTTCGATGAGCATATCGGCCAGTCCCATGATTCCGAGACCGATCTGCCTCCACTGGCTGACGGAATCTCTCTGCTCCTGCAGGGGGTGCAGAGGCAATCCCTCTTCGAGTACGTCGTTGAGTCCGCGGACACATATCCTCACAGCCTCTACGAATTCATCGTTGAGGAACTTTCCGTCCTTGACGAACTTGGCTAGGTTCATGCTACCGAGAAGACAGCTTCCTCCAGCGGGAAGGGGCTCCTCTGCACAGGGGTTGGTACCTGCATATGAATAGTTGGGGAACTCGCTGAGCAGATTCCAACTGGAGATCCTGTCCCAATAGAGGCATCCCGGCTCTCCATAGTCCCAGTTGGTGTAGCAGAGCCTCTCGAAGAACTCCGCCGCATTGAGCTCTTTCCTTATGTTTTCCTTGCTCTCGGGACGGTCGAACTTCTGAGTGAACATCGTCCTCTGCTTGACGCATCCCATGAACTCGTCGGTAACGCGGATGGACATATTTGCCTTGGTTACCCTCTCGAGATCTGTCTTGACGTTCATGAACTCCTCGAGGTCAGGATGATCGCAAGAGATGGTGAGCATCAAAGCTCCGCGACGTCCATGCTGTCCGATGAGTCCAGTGACCATGGAGAAAAGGTCGGTAAAAGATACTGCTCCCGAGGTCTGAGAAGCAGTGTTGTTGATCTTCGCACCGCGCGGGGCGAGTTTCGAGATATCGATTCCCGCTCCTCCGCCGTAACTGAAGGTACGTGCTAGCTTCCCTGCCGTCTCGAAAATGGATTCGATGGAATCCTCTGGCGGCGTCAGAACGTAACAGTTGGAAAGGGTGATCTTCCTTCCGGTCTTCTCAAGACCCCTGTTAGCGAGGATCCTTCCTCCGAAGAGGAACTTCTTCTCCTCGATCATCTTTCTGATATCTTTATTGCCACCACTCACACGGTCTAGCCACTGATCGAAGGTCTCGTTGTCATGACAGTACTTCTTCGTCCATATGTCTATACCGAGCTGATTGTCTTCTCCTAGCCAATCTTTGATCTCCATGTTTTTCCCCCAACCGAGGTGATTGCAATTGCATCCCTCTTTACTCATTTCGTCAAGGTTCGTGAGTAAATAATACTTGCAATCCCGAATAATGGATGTATAGTCCAATAGATACTAAAAAGATGGCTTGCTGATGAATTTTGTTAAGGTCAAACATTAACTGGCCAGTTATGTCCACTTCACGTCGAACTTGCACTTCGGACATACCATTTCTGAAGGGATCAGCGACCGGGTCCCGTGTTCTCCGCCATCTTTCCGTTACATACTAAATCGCCGACACTTTCGTATGAAGAATCGATTTCTTACTAAAAAATAGTCTTTTATAGTAAGAAATACATTCATTTTCGATAACATGCTATCGAATGAATCTCTTGACAAGGCCGAATTCGACCTGATGAAGGAAATCTGGACCGTCAGCGCCTTGGATGGGATCAGGAGCTCATTCTACGGCAAGGAACTCGAAGCTGCCGAGAGAGGCGTCCGTATCGGTAACGCCATCCTCCACGACAAAGAGAGCATCCCTGTAGGCGAGACCCGTATCCAATCCATCATAGACGGTGACCAACCGCTATCGCACAGCGAGCATCTAATCGCAGGATACGACAGGGCCATGCGCATGATCATACGCGACTACGAGCGCCTGGATTTCGACGAGAAGAGCCTTCTCAGCATCCACAGGATTCTGTTCTCCGATCTCCTCTGCGAGAAAGGTAAGTTCAGGATCGGATCGGAGAATGCGATATCCTACCTGTTCGAAAGCTACAGATCTCAGACCACGGAAGCCCTGGCCTATATCCCCGGACTCATGGAGAGGTTCTCCCAGATAGAGCCCTTCAGGGACGGTAACAAGAGGATGAGATCCCTGGTGACCACACTGCTTCTTCTCAAGAACGGATACCACGCGCACATCTACGTCGGTCTCGATGAGAGCCTGCCGCTGTTGGAGGCCCTTGTCAGCAGCTACAACGAACTGGACAGAAGGTATCCGATAGTCGACAACCGCAAGGTGAAGAAGAGGGACAGGATCCTCCACATCATAGAGACCTCCCCCGCTCCGCTGAAGAAGAGGGACATCTGCGCATGCATCCCAGACGTCAGCATCAGGACGGCCGATGTCGTGCTCTCCGACCTCCTCGAGCAGAACAAGATCGAGAAGCTCGGAACATTCAAAGATGCGAAATACATCCTGATCTGATTCAACAAATATATACTAAGTCGTACTGAACAGGGATGATATCATGAAGACTATCAGAGCGTCTAGAAGGTCATTGGGAATGAACTATGCGATACGCGAGGTCATCGTTCCCGCCGCAGAGGCTGAAAAGGCCGGAAAGAAGCTCTACAGGCTCAACATCGGTGACCCCAACAAATGGGACTTCGAGACGCCTGAGTACTTCAAGCAGACTCTAAGAGAGGCTGTGGACAGGGTCGATAACGGTTACGGCGACTCGCAGGGAGAGATGAATCTCAGGACCGCCGTGGTCGACAGGGAGAAGGAGAAGAACGGGATCACCATCTCCACGGATGACGTCTACGTCACGGCCGGTGTGAGCGAATGCATCGAGGTGATGATGGGTACCTTCTTGGAGCCCGGAGACGAGGTCCTCGTTCCCGGACCCGGATATCCTTCCTACATGCAGTACATACATTTCTTCGAAGGAAGGACCGTCCCGTACAGACAGATCGAGGAGGAGGACTGGAGACCCGACATGGACATGATCCGCAAGAGGATCACCAACAGGACGAAGGCCATGGTCCTCATCAACCCCAACAATCCCACCGGTGCTG
The nucleotide sequence above comes from Methanomassiliicoccales archaeon LGM-RCC1. Encoded proteins:
- a CDS encoding adenosylcobalamin-dependent ribonucleoside-diphosphate reductase yields the protein MEIKDWLGEDNQLGIDIWTKKYCHDNETFDQWLDRVSGGNKDIRKMIEEKKFLFGGRILANRGLEKTGRKITLSNCYVLTPPEDSIESIFETAGKLARTFSYGGGAGIDISKLAPRGAKINNTASQTSGAVSFTDLFSMVTGLIGQHGRRGALMLTISCDHPDLEEFMNVKTDLERVTKANMSIRVTDEFMGCVKQRTMFTQKFDRPESKENIRKELNAAEFFERLCYTNWDYGEPGCLYWDRISSWNLLSEFPNYSYAGTNPCAEEPLPAGGSCLLGSMNLAKFVKDGKFLNDEFVEAVRICVRGLNDVLEEGLPLHPLQEQRDSVSQWRQIGLGIMGLADMLIELGYTFGSEESVTFCDKLGKLMADTALYESAMLAKEKGMFEMCVPDQIIASPYFKLNASEETTEAVRQYGLRNSQLLTIAPTGTLSTMLGISGGIEPIFALSYERRTTSLNGDQDKYYKVYTPIVQAYMDKHLDIKDEKDLPERFITAQSLDYVKRIDMQATWQKHIDASISSTVNLPEQFPEKDVYNIYMYAWESGCKGITVFRDGCKRLGILSTKESKKAEEEPKEEKRGVVEVVEDNVIGKKRKLMTGCGSLHCTAFFNPDTGELVEAYLNKGSTGGCNNFMVGLSRMISLAARSGCGIEAIVDQLKSTGSCPSYVVRTHTKRDTSMGSCCPMAVGWALTDMYKEMQAQLKGIATEEPEEPKREIINPCPKCGAELEFQGGCNVCKSCGWTKCE
- a CDS encoding Fic family protein encodes the protein MLSNESLDKAEFDLMKEIWTVSALDGIRSSFYGKELEAAERGVRIGNAILHDKESIPVGETRIQSIIDGDQPLSHSEHLIAGYDRAMRMIIRDYERLDFDEKSLLSIHRILFSDLLCEKGKFRIGSENAISYLFESYRSQTTEALAYIPGLMERFSQIEPFRDGNKRMRSLVTTLLLLKNGYHAHIYVGLDESLPLLEALVSSYNELDRRYPIVDNRKVKKRDRILHIIETSPAPLKKRDICACIPDVSIRTADVVLSDLLEQNKIEKLGTFKDAKYILI